The Bartonella bovis 91-4 sequence GTTTTTTTCAGAAAAAATTTTCTTAGCTTTTTCACGAGACCAAATTTCTTTTCTGAAAGGTTTGTTTCGTTGGATAATTTCACGCATTTTTTTTTCGATGATGGTGAGGTCATCTAATGTGAAAGGTTGTTTACGCGCAAAATCATAATAAAAACCATTTTTAATAACGGGGCCGATTGTAACTTGTGTTTCAGGAAATAGTTCTTGTACTGCTTCAGCTAAGACATGAGCACAATCATGGCGTATTAATTCAAGTGCACGTGGATCATCACGAGTGATAATTTCCACTTGGCCAGATTGCTCTAATGGGTCTGAAAGATCTCGAATGATTCCGTTAAAGCTATAAGCAACTGCTTTTTTTACGAGTGATTTAGAAATAGATTCGGTCAATTCTAAACCTGTCATTTCAGAGGGATAATCACGTTTTGAACCATCAGGAAAAGAAAGAGAAATAAGGTCAAACATAAAAACACCCCTTTAGTCCAATTCCGCTAACGATTGCGGATGGTTTCGTGAAAATTTAATAATAGTTCAGATAGAGCTAGTAGATTAATTTTCTATCAATATGCATAAAAAAGAAAGACAATTATTTATCATTTTTAGCAGAGATTTTCCAATAGTGCCAAGGTTTATAAGAATAGTCAAGAGACGTTGGTACTGGATCAAAGCCATATGTTCCAAATGGGCCACAGCGTATAATACGAAAAAGCCCCATCCATGCACCGGCCCACAGGCCATAGCGTGCAATTGCTTCATAGGTATATTCTGAACAGGTTGGGATATGGCGACATTGATTTCCGATCAAACTGGAAAGTGTTATTTGATAAAGACGTATTAATGTAGTACCAAGTAATCGTCCAGGTGTTTTCTGCCAAGGACCTGTATAATTCCGAGTTTGTATTTTTTTTTGTTTGGGTTGTAATTTAACCATTTGTTTTTTCTTCAATTTGTTCAATACAGTCTACGACTGCATCAAATGTAAGCATTGTTGAAGCATGGCGTTCTTTATAATCTTTAATAGGTTGCAAACAGGAAAATGCTTTAAATGGAGCTGAGGGAGGAGGGCCATTTTCTGTTAACATATAAAAAATAATTTCACGTAATGCTTTAAGATCTCGCGTTTTTTTGCCAATAATATGATGCGCTAAAATAGAAGATGAAGCTTGTCCAAGTGCACACGCATATACTTCATGAGCAAAATCTATAACAATGTCGTTGTCTACTTTTAGATCCACAAGAACTGTTGATCCGCAAAGACGTGCACGTTTTTTTGACGTTGCATCAGGGTTATTAAGACGCCCAATTCTACTTATATGAGCAGCATATTCAAGGATTTTATTGCTATAAATGTTGTCCATCATGAGCTATTGCTTGGAATTTTTAGAGTTTTCACTATTCAGGCTTTTAATTCACTTGCGTAGAGATTATTATAAAATAAATTAATGTATATTAAATACTTTATACATAATAAGCTGGAGTTTTTTTTAATGCATAACCTTACGGAAGGAATCGCTACAGATTTCTCTTTATCTGAGAAAAAGCGTCCTAGTTTTGAAGAAGTGGAAGCAGCGGTTCGTACATTGTTGTTGTGGGTAGGGGAAAATCCAAATCGAGAAGGGCTTTTAGATACTCCCAAACGTGTTGCTAAGGTGTATAGTGAACTTTTTTCTGGTTACGATGAATCAATTGAGGAGATTTTAGGAACAGTTTTTGAAGAAGTTTCAGGTTATAATGAACCTATAATTATGAAGGATATTAGTTTTTATTCACATTGCGAGCATCATATTCTTCCAATTGTTGGTAAAGTTCATATTGCCTACCTTCCCGATACGAAAATTGTTGGTCTTTCAAAAGTTGCACGTGTTATAGATATTTTTTCCCACCGTTTACAAACGCAAGAAGCCATGACAGCTCAAGTGGCTAATGCTCTAAAAACACAGTTAAAACCCCGCGGTGTTGCAGTGGTAATTGAAGCTGAACATATGTGCATGGCTATGAGAGGGATACGAAAATACGGAACTACAACAATTACAACAAGTTTTCATGGTTCTTATAAAGAAGATCAAATTGCTCAGGCCAATTTGATGATGGTACTTCGCTCATTATGATAA is a genomic window containing:
- a CDS encoding iron-sulfur cluster assembly scaffold protein; the encoded protein is MMDNIYSNKILEYAAHISRIGRLNNPDATSKKRARLCGSTVLVDLKVDNDIVIDFAHEVYACALGQASSSILAHHIIGKKTRDLKALREIIFYMLTENGPPPSAPFKAFSCLQPIKDYKERHASTMLTFDAVVDCIEQIEEKTNG
- the folE gene encoding GTP cyclohydrolase I FolE — protein: MHNLTEGIATDFSLSEKKRPSFEEVEAAVRTLLLWVGENPNREGLLDTPKRVAKVYSELFSGYDESIEEILGTVFEEVSGYNEPIIMKDISFYSHCEHHILPIVGKVHIAYLPDTKIVGLSKVARVIDIFSHRLQTQEAMTAQVANALKTQLKPRGVAVVIEAEHMCMAMRGIRKYGTTTITTSFHGSYKEDQIAQANLMMVLRSL
- the yidD gene encoding membrane protein insertion efficiency factor YidD, with the translated sequence MVKLQPKQKKIQTRNYTGPWQKTPGRLLGTTLIRLYQITLSSLIGNQCRHIPTCSEYTYEAIARYGLWAGAWMGLFRIIRCGPFGTYGFDPVPTSLDYSYKPWHYWKISAKNDK